A DNA window from Ranitomeya imitator isolate aRanImi1 chromosome 2, aRanImi1.pri, whole genome shotgun sequence contains the following coding sequences:
- the TEKT3 gene encoding tektin-3 isoform X2 gives MELLGTTLTSTYARPKPTPTNFLPAISTMASSYKNRFPHYTLSHSLTLPWRPSTYYKVASNTPMLAPLSKSAPGLNPAQILSFPANRTALFTRYTPDDWHKSNLNNYRESESSRRSAERLRVDTSRLIQERDQKTRKVQTDTSKDLGERVNDIAFWKSEINHEIDQMIGETNALSEVKRRLERALAETEGPLQVAQECLYHREKRMSIDLVHDDVEKQLLQEVDSIKSCQERMRRHLDKTGAQLASNRAAQHELERDISDKQAAYRIDDKCQNLRNTSDGIGYYRGVERIDATISVPDTWAKFSDDNILRSQSERVASAKLREDVESLLNATSNEMWNQFNFVNVSFTNRISDTADAKNKLQSHLAKTLQEIFQTEMTIDAIKKAIKDKMAPLKVAQTRLDERTRRPNVELCRDIAQLRLVQEVHEIDDTIQVLQQRLREAEDTLQMLVHTKANLEHDLSIKANSLFIDQEKCMGMRKSFPSTPRLVGYT, from the exons ATGGAACTTTTAGGCACTACGCTTACGTCTACATATGCCCGTCCCAAACCCACCCCAACCAATTTTCTCCCAGCCATATCTACTATGGCATCAAGCTACAAGAACAGGTTTCCGCACTACACTTTAAGCCATAGCCTTACTTTGCCATGGAGACCAAGCACATACTACAAGGTGGCATCTAACACACCAATGCTAGCTCCCTTGTCCAAGAGTGCCCCGGGTCTCAACCCAGCTCAGATTCTTTCTTTCCCTGCCAACAGAACAGCACTTTTTACTAGATACACCCCTGATGACTGGCACAAGTCCAATCTAAACAATTACAGAGAATCAGAGTCTTCCAGGCGTAGTGCCGAGAGGTTACGTGTCGACACCAGCCGACTTATCCAAGAAAGAGACCAGAAGACAAGAAAAGTCCAGACTGACACTAGCAAAGACTTGGGGGAACGAGTCAATGACATTGCTTTCTGGAAATCTGAGATCAATCATGAAATTGATCAGATGATTGGAGAAACAAATGCGCTCTCCGAGGTAAAGAGGCGACTCGAAAGAGCCCTAGCCGAAACAGAAGGTCCTCTTCAG GTTGCCCAGGAATGTCTGTATCACCGGGAGAAGAGGATGTCCATAGACCTCGTACATGATGACGTGGAGAAACAGCTGCTGCAG GAAGTGGACAGCATCAAGTCCTGCCAGGAGAGGATGAGAAGACATCTGGACAAGACAGGAGCACAACTGGC TTCTAACCGGGCAGCTCAGCACGAGCTGGAGAGAGACATCAGCGACAAACAGGCAGCCTACCGCATCGATGACAAATGCCAGAACCTCAGGAATACCTCAGACGGCATCGGCTACTATAGAGGAGTGGAGCGCATAGATGCTAC GATCTCGGTTCCTGACACTTGGGCCAAGTTCAGCGATGACAACATCTTGAGGTCTCAGAGCGAAAGAGTGGCTTCGGCCAAGCTCAGAGAAGACGTGGAGAGTCTATTGAATGCTACATCCAATGAGATGTGGAACCAGTTCAACTTCGTCAACGTCTCATTCACCAACAGGATCTCCGACACCGCTGACGCCAAGAACAAGCTGCAGAGCCACCTAGCAAAG actcttcaggaaATTTTCCAAACTGAAATGACCATTGATGCCATCAAAAAGGCAATCAAGGACAAAATGGCTCCCTTGAAAGTAGCCCAGACACGTCTTGATGAACGCACCCGTCGCCCCAATGTGGAATTGTGCCGTGATATCGCCCAATTACG TCTTGTCCAAGAAGTCCATGAAATCGACGACACCATTCAAGTCTTACAACAACGTCTCCGAGAAGCCGAGGACACCTTACAGATGCTGGTCCACACCAAGGCCAACCTGGAGCATGACCTCTCCATCAAGGCCAACTCTCTGTTCATTGACCAGGAGAAATGTATGGgcatgaggaagagcttccccagcACCCCTCGGCTGGTGGGCTACACATAG
- the TEKT3 gene encoding tektin-3 isoform X1 gives MLSCGVSGGDSVPADKGIDCPPATMELLGTTLTSTYARPKPTPTNFLPAISTMASSYKNRFPHYTLSHSLTLPWRPSTYYKVASNTPMLAPLSKSAPGLNPAQILSFPANRTALFTRYTPDDWHKSNLNNYRESESSRRSAERLRVDTSRLIQERDQKTRKVQTDTSKDLGERVNDIAFWKSEINHEIDQMIGETNALSEVKRRLERALAETEGPLQVAQECLYHREKRMSIDLVHDDVEKQLLQEVDSIKSCQERMRRHLDKTGAQLASNRAAQHELERDISDKQAAYRIDDKCQNLRNTSDGIGYYRGVERIDATISVPDTWAKFSDDNILRSQSERVASAKLREDVESLLNATSNEMWNQFNFVNVSFTNRISDTADAKNKLQSHLAKTLQEIFQTEMTIDAIKKAIKDKMAPLKVAQTRLDERTRRPNVELCRDIAQLRLVQEVHEIDDTIQVLQQRLREAEDTLQMLVHTKANLEHDLSIKANSLFIDQEKCMGMRKSFPSTPRLVGYT, from the exons acaAAGGTATCGATTGTCCTCCTGCCACCATGGAACTTTTAGGCACTACGCTTACGTCTACATATGCCCGTCCCAAACCCACCCCAACCAATTTTCTCCCAGCCATATCTACTATGGCATCAAGCTACAAGAACAGGTTTCCGCACTACACTTTAAGCCATAGCCTTACTTTGCCATGGAGACCAAGCACATACTACAAGGTGGCATCTAACACACCAATGCTAGCTCCCTTGTCCAAGAGTGCCCCGGGTCTCAACCCAGCTCAGATTCTTTCTTTCCCTGCCAACAGAACAGCACTTTTTACTAGATACACCCCTGATGACTGGCACAAGTCCAATCTAAACAATTACAGAGAATCAGAGTCTTCCAGGCGTAGTGCCGAGAGGTTACGTGTCGACACCAGCCGACTTATCCAAGAAAGAGACCAGAAGACAAGAAAAGTCCAGACTGACACTAGCAAAGACTTGGGGGAACGAGTCAATGACATTGCTTTCTGGAAATCTGAGATCAATCATGAAATTGATCAGATGATTGGAGAAACAAATGCGCTCTCCGAGGTAAAGAGGCGACTCGAAAGAGCCCTAGCCGAAACAGAAGGTCCTCTTCAG GTTGCCCAGGAATGTCTGTATCACCGGGAGAAGAGGATGTCCATAGACCTCGTACATGATGACGTGGAGAAACAGCTGCTGCAG GAAGTGGACAGCATCAAGTCCTGCCAGGAGAGGATGAGAAGACATCTGGACAAGACAGGAGCACAACTGGC TTCTAACCGGGCAGCTCAGCACGAGCTGGAGAGAGACATCAGCGACAAACAGGCAGCCTACCGCATCGATGACAAATGCCAGAACCTCAGGAATACCTCAGACGGCATCGGCTACTATAGAGGAGTGGAGCGCATAGATGCTAC GATCTCGGTTCCTGACACTTGGGCCAAGTTCAGCGATGACAACATCTTGAGGTCTCAGAGCGAAAGAGTGGCTTCGGCCAAGCTCAGAGAAGACGTGGAGAGTCTATTGAATGCTACATCCAATGAGATGTGGAACCAGTTCAACTTCGTCAACGTCTCATTCACCAACAGGATCTCCGACACCGCTGACGCCAAGAACAAGCTGCAGAGCCACCTAGCAAAG actcttcaggaaATTTTCCAAACTGAAATGACCATTGATGCCATCAAAAAGGCAATCAAGGACAAAATGGCTCCCTTGAAAGTAGCCCAGACACGTCTTGATGAACGCACCCGTCGCCCCAATGTGGAATTGTGCCGTGATATCGCCCAATTACG TCTTGTCCAAGAAGTCCATGAAATCGACGACACCATTCAAGTCTTACAACAACGTCTCCGAGAAGCCGAGGACACCTTACAGATGCTGGTCCACACCAAGGCCAACCTGGAGCATGACCTCTCCATCAAGGCCAACTCTCTGTTCATTGACCAGGAGAAATGTATGGgcatgaggaagagcttccccagcACCCCTCGGCTGGTGGGCTACACATAG